The Temnothorax longispinosus isolate EJ_2023e chromosome 4, Tlon_JGU_v1, whole genome shotgun sequence genome has a window encoding:
- the Pole4 gene encoding DNA polymerase epsilon subunit 4, with translation MDNSEINGLIEEIQLDKNQYDGENIRDSREEVDDNPHGDEEQREKLIRLPLGRIKTIVKMDPEVSLINQEAAFLVAKSVEFFIESLAKEAYKYTAQAKKRTVQKRDVENAIDNVDALVFLEGMLD, from the exons ATGGACAACTCGGAGATTAACGGTTTAATCGAAGAGATCCAACTCGACAAAAACCAGTATGATGGGGAGAATATTCGAGATTCGCGAGAAGAAGTCGACGATAACCCACATGGTGACGAGGAGCAGCGAGAAAAATTGATACGACTGCCACTGGGAAGAATAAAGACTATTGTTAAAATGGACCCCGAAGTCAGTTTGATTAATCAAGAGGCTGCGTTTCTGGTGGCGAAGTCAGTG GAATTTTTTATCGAGTCGCTTGCAAAAGAAGCTTATAAATACACTGCGCAAGCGAAGAAACGAACTGTTCAAAAGCGTGATGTAGAAAATGCCATTGATAACGTGGATGCGCTTGTATTTTTGGAAGGTATGCTTGATTAA